ACGGAATCCTTTCTTGGTGTCCACCGCCAAAACTGCATTTCCTCTCAACCCCTCTATTTGCAGATGACTGTTGAACACCTGAATAGTGTCAGCACTGATCACGTCCGACTGCTGTTCATCCAGAGCCTTGGCCAATGCCTGATTCACATCCTCGGTCACCAGATTCTCCGTTGTCTTATAACTCGTCAGGCTCACCATACTCGAAGCGATTATCAGTGCAAAGAGTACCACTACTGCGTATCTCTGTTTCATAAAATCATATTATTAGTATCAGAATACACATGCCCATCCGAATTTACGGACGAGTTCTTGTAACAGATTCCTGTCACGAATAGGGATTGTAACCGAGACAGTCTCTCGCTGGTTATCACGTTCAGCGATATTGGCTGTATCGAGGTCATGCTGTGTCTGCATGTTCATCCAAATGTCAGCAGGGATGCCAAGTGCTTTCTCCAAGGCTACAGCCACGTTGAGCGATACCGAACGTTTACCGTTGATGGTCTCGCTGAGTACGGATGCCTTGATGCCAGTCTCGTCAGCGAGTTGCTTCTGCGTCATACCACGTTCTTTAAGTTCATCCTTAATCATTTCACCAGGATGTGTAGCAATAAATGGGGTTAGAACTCTCTTACTCATAATGCTTGGAAATTTCAAATATCAATGCGTTTACAATTATTCCGCTTTCATCGGGAGAACTATAGAAGAACAGACGGTACTGATCGTTAATCCATACAGCATCTACACCATTCAGATCACCTTTCTTCTTCTCATAGTGGAGCGACTTAATAAAGAATAGATCTTCCAGTCGCCGAGCAGCTTTAAGATAGTTAACCACCTTGATGAATCGTTTCACAATGTCCTTGGACAGCTTCTTATACTGGCTGTCCTTGGTTGTTCCTGTGGTGTACAACTCCTCTAATGCCGCATTATCGAATTCAATGTTCATTGTCTAAATTGATTAAGACGGTGCAAAGATAATGATAATTTTCAAGATATTAGCAAATTTGCGAATTTTTTAAGATTTCTTGCGAATTATATTAAAAATTCGGTTCTGCATCGCCACGCAGGAAGGTAATCCATCCATCCTTGTCTTTGAAGTAAAATCCTTCGAATCGAAACGTCGTTTCATCGGCGTAGTCTAAGGTGGCGATATTGGAATAGGCCATGTGTCCGCTATTTGCACCCTCATAGTGGGCATTCAGAAACAGGCAGTTGCGCTTCTCACCATTTCCCCCTTCCGGGCTGTAGTAACTCAGTTTCCATGTACCTGAGAAAGTTCCTTCCAAAGGCTCCACATTCTCCCAATCGGTGTAGCGTTGCTCACCGTCGATGGTGACGAGCTTGCGGGTTTGCCATTTGCGCATACCCGACAGTGTGCCGTCGACCTGGAACGTGAGGCGCTCGAAATAACGCTGCGTGTCGCTGATGTTCTCGTAGTGCCATGTGCCGACCATGAGCGGCCCGTACTGCTCGTTCAACTGAACGGTCTTTTCGTGTGCCTCTGGGTCTGCATATCTTGGTTCGTCGCTGCCGCAAGAGGCGAATGCGAGGACTACGATCAAGAGAAGGAGAAATTTTGCTTGTTTCATATTGCCTATTTTGATATTTTCAAACCGAGTTTGGCTGATGGTGTCCTGCCTTTATAAAAGTCCTGTGCCTCTTCATTCTGATATGCGGGCTCGTCTTGTTCCTGCATCCAGCCCACGCTTCGAAATGTCTTCTTGTTCCAAGTTCTGTTTTCCTTCTCATCCAAAGTCATGTTGAGAGAGGGCACAAGATTGCATGATTCTGAGACTTTTGCTGTGGTTATCCATTCCACTACAACAAATACGCCAGTCTGGGGAAATGGTATAGGATGGGGAAGGCTGATGCCATCCTTGCCGAGTTTCTGACCGGAAGGGAGTATAATGCCACCATCAATGAGGGACTCATCTTTTGGGGCACCGGTCTTGGCATCTGGCTGTCGAAGATCAAAGCGGAGAGTGGCATAGATAGGTATCTTGATTTCCGTGAAGACCAGCCAGTGGGTGGAGTGATCGAGGCTTGCCAAAATAGAGTGGATGTATGGTGTTTCTGTCCAAGTGCTGTCGTATGGAATGAACAAAGCCATCTCAAATCCATTAGCTCCTTTGTGCTTGGTCTGCGTCTTCGCTTTCATCAATCCCACTTCTGTGGTCTTTGTTCGTTTGGGAGCCTTTGCGCTAATGGCGACTTCATCAAGATTGATACTTATCGGAACAAGAAAGATTGTTTGCGAGTCGGCTGTTATCTTAGAGATGCTCTTTGTCTCATAGCAGATATGAGACAACCGTATCTGTGCTGCTTCGTTTGGAATGGCAATCATCCCTTTTTCGTCCGTATAGCCACCAGTGTCATTCCCGAAATAGACACTCACAAACGGTATTGGCTCATTGGTGATGCTGTCCTTAACAATTACTGTTTGTGCCATTCCAAATGTCGTTGCAAACAGCATCGCCAGCAGGAGCAATAATCGTCTGTAGTGTATCTGTTGTTTCATTTTACAATGCTTTTTGTCATTCCGAGCCACAAAGTTACAGAAAGTCCCACGAAAAAGCCCCCAACAAGACCGAAAAAGTGTCTGCCGAGGTGAAAGTCTGAACAAATGTTCAGGGGTTTAGTAACATTTCGGGGGGTACGACAGAAAAATTCACATCATTCCGTCGGATTCCATCGGGGCTATCGGATATAAGGGCAGTGCCATACGCCATGATTGGCAGAGTGCCACTCCACCGCACGCTTTTGGCGTTTGCGGTGCAAAAGTATAAAATATTGAGGAAAGAATAATAATTTTAACACTTAAATTTTGGCGTGTTTTTGGCGTGATAGCTTATATTTGGCGTGATTTGGGTTTACCACCTTTGATTTTTGAAAATCGCTATCTATCTCATTTTCAGAGAAATGCAGTCATTCTCGTCAAAACTGATAAAATCGGGTATAAGCAGGAGTTAGCGCCTCATCCCGACCAACAATCGAGTAGCTGCTTGGTATTCAAGCGGCTATTTCTTTTTTTTACGCCACAAAATGTTAAAATATCAATTCTGTCCTATTTTTGTTTGCTATAGTTTGGTATAGAAAGGAATATTATGTTTACTTTTGCAACATGATGCAGATACCCATAGAATCCATGAACCTTTTGCTGCTCAATGTGGGCCACGCTCGTCATAATGCAGACTGGAATTGGAAGAACGTCAGTTCGCCGTTCGTCCGTATATTCTACGTCACCAGTGGCGAAGCATTGCTGCACATGCCTGAGCAGACGTTCACCTTACGGCCCGGCTACATGTACTTCGTGCCTGCATATCAGGTACACAGCTATGAATGTCATGGACTGTTTGACCTTTACTATATGCACATGTACGAAGGCGTGCGCAACGAGATGAACGTCTTCGAAGTTTATGAGATGCCTACAGAAGTGAAGGTGGATGGACGCCAAGAGATGGACACGCTATTTGAATACCTCTGCAGCGAACGCCCTGACGCTCAACTGCCGCAGAGCGACCCCACGAGCTACGACACAAACAGTCAGACATCTGACTATGCTCAGCGCTATCGCGGCATGGACCTATGGGAGAAGATGGAGCTGCGTGGTGCCATGCTAATGATTCTGGCATGTTTCATGCGGCACGCCAAGCCACGTGTGTGGACTAGTGACGAACGAATGAAACGCGTATTGGAAC
This region of Prevotella sp. E13-27 genomic DNA includes:
- a CDS encoding AraC family transcriptional regulator, with protein sequence MMQIPIESMNLLLLNVGHARHNADWNWKNVSSPFVRIFYVTSGEALLHMPEQTFTLRPGYMYFVPAYQVHSYECHGLFDLYYMHMYEGVRNEMNVFEVYEMPTEVKVDGRQEMDTLFEYLCSERPDAQLPQSDPTSYDTNSQTSDYAQRYRGMDLWEKMELRGAMLMILACFMRHAKPRVWTSDERMKRVLEHVHNHITDNIDVEELANVACVTKPYLIRLFKREFGTSPIQYINKKKVERAGLLLFTTDLPVKEVAWQLGFSDDSYFIRLFRKQMNITPQEYRARVKS
- a CDS encoding HigA family addiction module antitoxin, giving the protein MSKRVLTPFIATHPGEMIKDELKERGMTQKQLADETGIKASVLSETINGKRSVSLNVAVALEKALGIPADIWMNMQTQHDLDTANIAERDNQRETVSVTIPIRDRNLLQELVRKFGWACVF
- a CDS encoding carboxypeptidase-like regulatory domain-containing protein encodes the protein MKQQIHYRRLLLLLAMLFATTFGMAQTVIVKDSITNEPIPFVSVYFGNDTGGYTDEKGMIAIPNEAAQIRLSHICYETKSISKITADSQTIFLVPISINLDEVAISAKAPKRTKTTEVGLMKAKTQTKHKGANGFEMALFIPYDSTWTETPYIHSILASLDHSTHWLVFTEIKIPIYATLRFDLRQPDAKTGAPKDESLIDGGIILPSGQKLGKDGISLPHPIPFPQTGVFVVVEWITTAKVSESCNLVPSLNMTLDEKENRTWNKKTFRSVGWMQEQDEPAYQNEEAQDFYKGRTPSAKLGLKISK
- a CDS encoding type II toxin-antitoxin system RelE/ParE family toxin → MNIEFDNAALEELYTTGTTKDSQYKKLSKDIVKRFIKVVNYLKAARRLEDLFFIKSLHYEKKKGDLNGVDAVWINDQYRLFFYSSPDESGIIVNALIFEISKHYE